A region of the Lycium barbarum isolate Lr01 chromosome 1, ASM1917538v2, whole genome shotgun sequence genome:
tcgttccaactctatctttatttttcccaatttaatttacgcaatttaatttgttgcaatttattttcttgtgatttatttaagtgtgatttaaattaattctatttaataatggcgaagagatttagacgtggtgccggtagtagtggtattgttaggggtgagTTTAAtaaggaaacatttgtggaagaaacacctaatttaggtattgatgttggtggaaataactcacttttagatcatgacgcaatgcaacaacattataccgacacttttaatgaaattgatgatgatgatgatgaaacacaagcccccgaaaataccataggagatacatgtcctgcacaataaCATACataagacaaaccgcctagaactcgtaagtcaaccgcaaaaatttggaattttatgaTTAAGGATAAGGAAAGCCAAACATCTAAATGTAACACATGTagacaagtatttgcttttaggcaaggaactagtaaggatggtggaacgggtacactaaatagtcatatgagaaagaaacatatggatgtttgaggagagcaaacgggttcaaatgtgggggatATTCAAATGACGATAAACCCACGAACaggtaaaaattttaagtatgacaagaaaaaagagcgtgtagaaatagctaaaatggtaacttatgattgtttaccattttcctttccttcgggtttgggatttgttacttacattcaacgttgtaataattcgttatttgagggtattcctaaaagtacttgtagagcggatgttatggatttgtataaaaatatagattttatttgcgccatgtatttaattctttaaatggtaatgtttttcttaccgctgatttgggtcttagtcttaacaagttagatttttttgctattacatgtcattgggttgatgataattgggttatgcaaaaaagaattatagcttttttatatgatgaagggaaaggtcgtcacgatggaaaatttttagcggattcaatgtctactattatgagattttttaacatttatagaaaaacactttgtatttctttagataatgcttctaataatacaaaggcggttagtcttttaaaaagagaattaaaccctccgctaaaaaatatttttcatgtgagatgtagttgtcacattttaaacttaattgttaaagatgatcTTGTGTGTTttaagattctattcaaaaagttagagaggcGGTtacgtttcttttttgtaatgctaataggggaagactgagagattttaagaattgttgtgtgaaaaataactttagacctaggaaaattcaagtagaaattgagattaggtggaattacacttacattatgctacaacaagcatatgagtataggatttccatatacaacaagttcacaacaaatataatattaataatgatgattggttaaatttacgcattgggaagatgttaaggaatgtattgaactcttacaaaatttttataatgcaactcttgctttttctagacaattctatcccacggtaaccgaaattttagcctacttagcggaaatagctagagttttacaagagtataaaaataaacccagttatcaagcggctatttttgatatgacaacaaaatttaagaagtattttttttccatccCAATTTTATTTATCTtgagttctcttttaaatccttgtttaaaaatgtcttatactagagcattggttaattaaatttatacatttttagaaattgaagagggagttgaaccatctttagctgaagccgaccTCGCTATTGATgctgagtttagaaaagtttttagtcattattctaatttggaagaaaatgctacacccgttgctccacgccctactacttctcaaagtagcaaaaagggcttgtcaggtttgtcgcatttaaaagttttacattcacatccaactccttcttgtaatgcaaactttgatgaatatcacttttatttgatgcatcCAAATGTGGATATCGaggaactagatgatttggacgtcttagcatggtggaagaaatacaaggcaagtcatccgatactctcaagaatggctcgagatatccttacggttcaagtatcaaccatGGCTttggagagtgcatttagccaaggaagacaacaaattggagaccatagacactcattatccggatttagcttgcaagtactagtgtgcattcgcgattggattagatcgaaacgacgcaaccaaaacttagaagcggtggaaggcgaagaggaagagattgaagatttgatagcaagtggagcagaccaaatggaagactttgaagatatctccatggccgaatatgatatgggggaaattaaccaaatgattgacaattggtgattttattattctactatttctttgcaactcatgtaatatttgcaagttaaaaaaaaactacaacttgcaaataaatgttatccaagaatgaataaaatatatagcacattgagctttcttctatttacttgtgttcatatttttacttatattaagttaggaatatacctaaaatatactaagaatatacttataataaacatctacttaaattaaaaagtagaaagttatatacttgaaaaataactaaaatatacttaatttataaaatacgaatttataaacttagaaaaaaattaagctataaataacttaagttataatatataagtatctttagtatacatataacttaaacatatatatatatatatatatatatatatatatatatatatatgttatataacctaagtatattgatatatatgaGTATATTCtcagtatattttaggtatatgtagtataacttaagcatataacttaatatatatatacgtatgtgctGTATTGCTGTTACTtcgtaaatatataaactttacttataaacttatataacatatgtaaatatacctacaatatactaataaatactataatatatatacactatacaaaaaaaaaaaagaggttttggacaCTTCcgaaccggaccggtccggtttcgattttttaacCAGTAAACCGGAACCAGTGGCCGGTTCTGGTTTTTAAACCGAAAACCGGCCGGTTTGTTAACTGGTCCggtccggtttgaaccggttaacaggtttaTCGGCAAGTGTTCAACTATATCATAAACATTAAAAATTACTAGAATTCAAACTTAAGATTGACAATTGTTCAATTATACAATTAACATTAAAAGCTTCTTTTTAATACTGTTTAATTTAAATAAAATGTctaataaattgaaataatttaATAAATCATACTTTATATTTTCTTAATAAACGTGAAAAAAATAAAGTCACAACTAAAACGGAACGAAAAGAGCATTTCTTCACTGTATTTGAACAGGGAATGTTGTCCATATGCTTATCTGAGCTTGTTTCTTGCATTGTCTTTTTCTCATATTAAATGCTCAATTTAATGAAGTTTGCAACCAATCAACACAGATTGCTAACCCCAACATAAATTCATTTCGTCCTTGCAATATATCCATTGTCAGTCTGCTTAGGGCCGGCTTTCACTCCACTGTCACTTTCATATCAGGAACGTCGACTTGCCTCTGCTAGGCAGCGTGTGAAATGGCCGAGAGCGGACCTTTTTGGAtatataatccaagtcttttaccACAATGGTTGGATTAAAAAAATATTGATCATTGATAGGTAAGATGAGATAGATAAAATTTCTTCACTCTTAGGTTTCGATTCGAACTTTAAGAATGAAAAGTTCTCTGCTAGTAATCATTTTTCCATTTAATGAACTCTACACGATGTGAATCTGAATTAATCAGGTAAGTAAAATTTTCAATACCATATAGTTATaccaaataatttaatttaaaacaCTACAAATTAAAGCAATAATATATCTCTAGACTATAATCAATGATAAAAGTAGAGTGGCCTTTTTTTGTTATAAAAATAATTTAGTAACTTTTATGATGCTTAGGTAAAATTGAGCGAAATAAATTTTTTACACAAAAAATAGTATAGTACTTTTGTGCAATATACAAAGTTAGAGTGATTATCCGTGAAATTGCCCCATTAGATCTTTTTAGATATTTCTCTAAACTTTAATAGATTTAACTTATGATGGAATCGCTCGGTGTATTCTTGTTTACTAGCACTCGTACCTGCGCGATGCGTGGCGGTGTTAAAGGAAATTAATAGTAAAAAGTTATTAACTTATTTGTTtgatatatataataaaaaatttATCATGTCGCTTTGATATATTTAAAATCAAGAAATTTGTGAAACAATAAATATTGGTATTATAATATACTAAATTTAACATTATCAATTATGTATACTTAAATAGACAATTTTTATTGAACATTTAAATTGCCACTATCATATCACAATTGCAATTATTTTAGACGTTTTTATATGGAAACAAAAAAACATTCTTATCATATCCCATTGACATATTTAAAAAAGAttattcctcttttttttttcttctttctaatTTGATTATATGATATTCGATATCTACTTACCAAACTAACTCAAATTCTACTCGATAAGCTTACAAACCGTATAATGCACTTATTGTTAAAAGCTTTTCCACTTGAACCCAATTAAAAAGAGAGAAATTTCAACTATTCCACCCGATCCTAATATGAGAGCATGAGGAAATGAGTACCAAATCAACATTTTTTTACTAAATAATTGCTATTAGAGTCAATGATCTGTGTTGTAGAGTCTTTCTCAGTGTTCTATTTTTCTCTCCACCAACGTAGGAGTGTCGTCATGAAGTATTCCAACCAAATATCTTGGTCCACCAATGTTTTAAAATTTATGTCAACATCTTTTGCATACACTTCTTCTAATTTTAGATTATTGGTTTTTAGCCTTTATTTTTCGTTGGATATAAACTTCTCTAAATTTTTAACTTTTGAGCTACTACTCCAGattattattcttttctttttagtttagtTCTTCTTTAATTAAAGTACTTTTGTTAAAATTCTTGCAAGTTGGCGTCTTAAAAAAATTCACTTCGAAGCACTCTTAAAAGTCGTATTCACACAACTGTTCTTGATCTTATTTTTGAGAGCTAATAGTCAATTGGTTGAACTAATTaatcccccccaccccccacccccaccccaaaaaaaacaaaaaaatgtctCCATCTATTAGAATACCATCTTAAGGTTAGTAGAATAAAAATAATTACTAATACCTTTGTGCGTGTCTGCGCGATACCACTGCATACACAAATATTGTTGTACTAACCAATTTTTTTTTGATGATCAATGTTGTACTAATCAAATATATACATAGTTTTAGAACTAATTCTAAAATTCGAAACGCTACCTTTATTCCTGCAAAAACAATTGAACGGATAATAAATGAAACCTGCCAACAACATGAACCATCAAGTTCCTTTGTTGTTGAAAGTAGTTTGTGCATTGTAGTGTAAATTGGCGCCTTGAATTGCATGTTGTTCCTGGAAGAATGAATCGTCGATCTGCCCAAATGCTTACATACTAATCGAAGTTCGAGGTACGAATTTACATTTTGAGAACCTAATCTTCTTGCTGTACCGTTTCGAGATGCTAATATACACCTTTTTCAAGTGTCAAAAAGGGAGAAGGACGTGAATAGAAGTTCTAATAAATGAAGAAATAACTGTGAGAACTCTATAAATGTAAAACACGTTCTTTCACGTTATGTGATGTTTTAACCACTTGATGTGGCAGTTTCTTTTTTTAAATTCGAAATTTTATGGTGATGACAGTTTTTTTAACTGTtgcatttcttttcttcttttttttttttttttttaaattctgatTTTTATGGTCCTACTATTTTTTTGCCTCTCCGATTCTATATTAGATAGCTTTGACAATTTCCACGGGTTAGATGACAACTTACAGCTGCATGTACATCACATACAGAATGAAGGTACTAAACGAAAAGATGAATATTATCATCTCATTAATTAGAAGTCCTTCTATTACGGTCCCAATGTAGTTAACTATTAAGGTCCTAATGTAGTTTGTAACTTTGTGCGATGGAACACTCTATATGACATTCTAACAACACAATATGACATTCTAACAACACAACTATGCCATAGTTACTACTAATCTAGATTAGTTATCGAGGTTCAATATACATAAAGAAGATACCCAAATGAAAGTTTGTTCGATATGTGTGTACTCTTTGATGAACAAAATAAGTTAGAACGAAACGCACATTATCACATTATGTCGGATAAGTTTTGCTGGTCTGCAATTAATCTAGACTTCCCTATTAAAAGATCATGTTGATGTCCAAATTTTATGGAAAAAGATTGGGCTTCACCTTTCGTACATGGGCTAAAGACTTAGCAAATTGAGTGGATCTCCACAAAAAAATGCCCCAGATTTATGTAGCCCACATTTAACCAAGCTCCTCCGGTAACTGAGAAAAGTTATTGTTGCTGACCAACTGTCCACCTCATACGAAGATCCCGAGATATTTTATCCAGGAGCTGCAACGCGATTTACAGGTTCAGCCGAATTTAGTAGTTTTGATTCAAACTCTTTATATGTATTTGATTCAAATGCCTTATGTCGTTATCCCAAAATTTAGAACCCACAAAATTTAAATCTTGCACTTCGCCTCTGATTTTCATGTGGCAtgactaaggcctcatttgtttgcattcAATGGAGGTCTAAATAATGATTCAGACCTAAGCCATTATATATgtgcatttgtttacattaagatctaagcatttatttggtctaaacaagtcttaatcattaagatcttgaataaAGTCTTCACATCATTTAGAGGTATTTCTGTACGAATAATTTTACCACCACTCTGTCCACAACCACCAACACCACCCCCACCCTCCAACACCACCCCCACCTTCCAACATCACTCCTACCACCACCACCTACCCACCACCATCCACCTCCACCCAACCACCACTACCTACCTCTGCTATCACAACCACTACTACCAACACCATGGTCAACCATCACACATTCTTCACCTACCAACACACCGCCAATTACTAACATCAATCAACTCCACCACCACCACTACCAACCTCCACCATTGTGTCAATCACTATAATACCAATCACCTTCAGCAATCACAACTATCACCACCACCATTACTATCCACTAGCACCAACCTTCACCATCAGTTCACCACCATCACTGCGAAGCATCTCCACCATCACTAAAGaacataaatattttattttctatcaactaataattttattttattaaatttatattatttatttttaatatttagttacttttttatttgttatttattatttttaaatgaaTAGATTTATGTACCTTAAGATGTTTGAAGACAAATAGTCTTAATCATTTGGTGTTCTGATCTAGAGCTAACATCTTGATAATTCAGATGTGCATTTAAATTTATACATgtaattttattaaaaacaaatgaggcctaagtcaACTAACTACCACCAGCACGCTGAATATTAGTTTAGGTTTAGATGGTTTTCAAGTGATACTTTTCACAAAGCATTGGCCTCGTCAATAATCtcatcaaagaaagaaagaaagaacgtgTAAAAGAAAACAAATTACTACTAGTAAGATATGACTAGTCTACTTTTAAATCTGAGTTTTAGTGCATACTATAAAGTTCTGACCGCTGAAGATATTTCACTGGGAAAATGTGTTGCATACTACTCATAACATTATGCCATGTCAATATCTGAAAATAGAGCGCATATACAAAAATAAATTAACTTTAATTGGAAGGTTCCGCATGAGTGGGGAGTAGATGAATCTAACTTTTGCCAGCCCACAAGTATCAAGCATCATTTATAGCTAAGCTGGCCAACAAACTTGCTTTCTTCCTtcttattcttttaaaaaaaaaaaaaaaaaaacgatacaTTATAGTCAAGATGTCAAAAAGAAAATTTAATTTGTCATGATATGGATAATCCAAACCGCTGAAGACTTTCTCTTGATATTTACTTTATTCTAATTCTGAAAAGCACGCCAAAATTTACACCTACATAAACCCAAGAAAGCAAGAAGGAACGTGAATTCAATTGATTATGGACGATGTGTTGATAAATTTCAAGCCAATTTAAAGTATGTTACAAAGTAATATGCTAACGTGGTATGTGTATCACAAAGGAAAAATAGAAATCCTATATTTGACCCTCATCAAAATGGCCCATCATTTTCAATTCAaatgaggggaaaaaaaaaagtaaagaacTTCCTACCCGGAGCTGATGTAATGTTAATATTATCGGTTCATATATGAACTCAAGAATATTGACTCACATCTTGTACTATGTATTAAAAAAATCTCTAAATAACCATAACATTAATAAATTTCGAGCCCAGTAAATCAAAATAGACTATGATAGAATCTTGAACTCAGACAAAACCTTATAATTCAAATCCCGAATCTGTCTCTGTCCATCCTAGCTTGCATTGAAGAATTAAAACCCAAACAGGAAGTCGTTCTTCTATGTTTCTTTCTCTGTAGTGTTAACGGTCAAAGAGGTTATTGAAAAGGTCAAAAGATGGAGTACATGGAGATAGTATTATTCTAGGTGAAATAAAATTTAAAGGGCTTGGCAAGAAACTAGGTTCCAAATAATTCCTGTTATTGTGTAATACAGGGCTTAAATCATGAAAAAATCCAGCTGACGGAGGTGAGAAGAAATTTGATGGTATAGGTTGAAGAGAAGCTGGATTTGGTGATAAAATACCTGGAGGAAGAATTCCACTTCTTTCAGCTTCTCTATCTATTTCTATCCCTTCATCAACTATTTCCATGTCACATACTTGTGATTTTTCCTCCTCTGGGGGTCTTGTTTTCTCTATTGAAGCAAACCTAGCAGCCGGAGATATGGCGCCAATATTCATATTTTCTTGAAAAGGGACTGAGGAGGACGacgaggaaaatgaggacgatgaGGAATTTGGTCCAGTGAGTCGTTGGACTAAAGTCATGAACTCACTAGGGTTTGCATGAATCACCTTGGGGGACACAGTGTATATTATAACTGGCGGTCGTGGTGGAGCTTGGTGGTGACGTGGCAACTGATGGTGTTGCTGATGTGGAACCACCGGTGGTTTTTTGATCTTGTGTGATTCTTTACGTACTCTAAGAGGTGCTGGCCGGGGACCCTGTAGTTCTCTTTTAGGCGACTTTGCAACAGAGTCATGTTCCGGTTGGTCCATCGGGAAAAAAATTGAAGAGTCGGttattgaaagaaaataaaaagatgatAAAGCTAGAGGCAATGGCGGAGGAGGAGATGGTTAAGAGGAAGAAAAACGTGTTATTTTCTCAAGGCATTTATAAGGAGGTGACAATATATTTAATAGTACTATTTGAGCAGAGTTGATAACAATACAAGACCAAAGTAATTAATAAACCATCATAAATTTTAGTCTCCACGCAAATATATAAAATACTAATCGCTACTCGCTTAACACTATAATTTATGCGTTTGTATGTAGGGTTTTTTACTTAATAATACATAGGATACATACGTGCCGATTTCGTATTGTTAGAAAGGTTTGAACATGtccaaaagaaaattaaaattggCTGCTTGTAGGAAATAGTCAACTTTTGGTGATGATATATGATTGACGACAGTAATCATATCCATGTAAAGCTTGAATGAATAAAACATCAAGACTATTATTAATTCAGGAGCCAAGTTGAGATAAGAGTTGGTTTATCAGCAGACAGACTATTTAGGGCCTGCTTGGAAAGCCACCTcttaattggaattggtgtaattactagggtagtaattacacagcctagtaattacacagtagctaattacacagtagtgtaattacaacgatctgtttgtttgtcataacgtgattacagtgtaattacaagcgtgttgtttggttgcacaagtgtaattacacagtcagtttaatttaaaaataaaatttaattataaaaaatttaaaattaatatttaaaaaatattgcctttataaatgatattaaattagttatttaataacacattgtttttgaaaatatattaattaataatcatatatttgtaactaatattgtaacaaaaataattgatatatatttttcaaattaatatttaattttaattaattataaaacttaaaagaagactttttttgtgagaacgtcatggattggatgtttgacaaaaaaataatattaataaatataatgccataacattattcaaatttttgacacaaaaaattcatcaaatgtaagtgaaaaataaataacatgcaatgtgaaagcaaataacttaaaattgaaaatataacctaaattcaaaatccaaaagaaaaagttcaacataatactcttatgtcaaattccaacattacattaGTAAGTTCCaatgtaacttaagtaaataattcaaaagaaaggaaaaatataagtttataaccccattcacaatgaaattctactttaataacgtcacccgttatatgtcaagtttgttaataactcattcttttcaatattaagaggtgtagtttcaaatattagaataataacacggttatgctaaatgaataaaataaaaaaatacgagcaattacatggaatcacaagaagtaaaggttggaatgaaaagaaagaaaatgaaaaataaataatataaaaagaataatacattttaaaaaataaaaaagtaaaaataaaaaagaaattaaaataatagaaataaaaaaatattaaaaattaaaaataatagaaataaaaataaattaaagtaaaaaaataaacaaactaaaaagtaaccatgtaattacagggtgtaattacacccaattctcacgCACAGTGTTGTTCGTTACCCCCAATTCTAACGCATACGTTGTTCGTTACCCCCAAAATAAACCCTAAGTTTTCAGCTGGTTGATTTTGTGTGTTGGAGTCATCGTTTTTATGTGGGTTTGGAAGGTTTTTCTGTGGGTTTTGAAGGTTTTTCTGTGCATTTCTGTGGGTTAAAGGTAACTTTTGCTTTAACCTTTTATTATTGTCAAAATATTTAGtggatggtattgttgttattcCGTGCAAAATTAGGGTTTTTAAAAACTATCGACATTATTAAATACTAGTTATGTCAGATATTATTGAGGTCTATTTTCACCATGGTGGTAACTTTACAATGGGCCCTAACCCCATATATGTTGATGAGAAGGATGTTGTAATTGCTGATATTGATAAAGACCATTTCTCTTTATTCGAGCTACtgttttatacaaaaaaaaattggatatAATTTAGTAGGTGGTTTCCTTTACTTTGACTTAATAAGTAAAACTTTCGTCCAAGTGGTGACTGATGCCGAATTGTTAAATATTGTGAGTGGTTTGAAAGTTGGTGATGtgttacatttttatatttcacATGTGTGTGAAAACCCTGAGGTGGTGGAAGATGTGGGCCCTACTGGACTTATTTGTGGGTTAGAGGTAAATGATGCATCTAGGGCAACAATTGATAGTGATATAAATACTGGGGCTGGAGAAAACATAGAAAACCCTAAAGAAAGACCTAAAGAAAGAGAAGAGGTTGAAGAGAGAGGGTCTGTAAATGTTCCTAATGTTGAAGAGAGAGGGTCTATAAATATTCCTAATGTTGAAGAGAGAGGGTTAACTGTTGAAGTTGAAGAGGAAGTGAATGATGAACAAACTGATGATGGAGACTCATTTTTGGCTAGTAGTGAGTCAGATCTGGATAAAATACCAGATGAAGATGATAGTGAAGCTGATGAAGAGTTAATTTCTTTAAGGAATGAAAGGAGAAGTACACTGAAGAAGCAAATACCAAGGAGAAAGGAACCTGCTGTCACTACTGAGATTCCCCTAAGTGAGGGAAAAATAGATAGAGGCTTTGAAGATATTGGAAAGAACAAGGCCTCCAAATATAATGGATGCTTAGCAGGGGATGAGCAGTATATTGATAGTTCTGCTGAAGAGTATAGTGAAGATTTAGATGATGAGCTGGATGTGGATGCTGAACCTGGTGTTGACTTGCCAAGTAGAAGGAAGAGCAACAAATTAAGGTATGATCCGGATTGCGTGGTTAGTATTTTTGAGCTAGG
Encoded here:
- the LOC132611404 gene encoding protein MKS1-like — translated: MDQPEHDSVAKSPKRELQGPRPAPLRVRKESHKIKKPPVVPHQQHHQLPRHHQAPPRPPVIIYTVSPKVIHANPSEFMTLVQRLTGPNSSSSSFSSSSSSVPFQENMNIGAISPAARFASIEKTRPPEEEKSQVCDMEIVDEGIEIDREAERSGILPPGILSPNPASLQPIPSNFFSPPSAGFFHDLSPVLHNNRNYLEPSFLPSPLNFISPRIILSPCTPSFDLFNNLFDR